A region of the Deltaproteobacteria bacterium genome:
TCTGTTCCGTGTTGCCAAAAGACGGCTGAACAGGCGCGCCATCGATCCGGAAAAGACCCTGTATGTGGGCAACGACATGCTCAACGACATCCTGCCTGCCGCAAGGGCCGGTTTCAAAACCGCCCTCTTTGCAGGCGACCGGCGCTCTCTGAGGCTGCGGGAAGATGATGCCAGATGCAGGGGGCTAAAGCCGGATATGGTAATCACGGAGCTTGAGCAGCTGATGGACTATCTCTGACGGCGATGAGCCCGGAGTCGGGCTGAGTTTGTTGAGTTTGTTGGGTTTGTTGGGTTTGTTGAGTTGCGCCTGCTAACTCAAGTAACTCAACCCCAACGTTGGGTTCAAGTAAACCCCAACGTTGCAAAAGCCTGAGGGCTTCAGAGTCAAGGCGTCTGAGGGTGACGTCGTAGTTCTTTACTTTGGACCCTCAGCAACGTAGAATCTGAAGTTCTCAGGCTTTCCCGACTTGTCGGGCGTAGCTGAAAGCGAAGCCCGAAGGGTAAACAACATGGCAAAACAGACAATATCCTTGGAATGCACCGGTGGTTCTATCCGGAATTTTGCGATGTTGTTATGAATTTTAAAATTATTACAAAACATTATCTATTCTCTGCCATGTTGTTTATGCAACCTTGGGGTAAACCGATAACCCGGGTATGTCGTAGGCATAAAACGTATAAAAAGACTATAGGAAAAGAAATATGGTAAACACCGCGATTCTGATACCGGCAATCTTTTTACTGGGCCTGCTTCTCTTCTTCGAAAAACAGGAAAACACGAAGCGCATGCTGCCAACCAAGACCGCACTTTCCGGCCTCTTCATCCTGGCGGCCCTGGTTCAGCCGCACCCCCTTATGAGCTACTATCAATTTGTGCTCATCGGCCTGATATTCTGTCTGGGGGGCGATGTGTGTCTGGCCATGCCCCAGAAAAAAATGTTCACCCTGGGTCTGGTGTCATTTCTGGTCGGGCACCTTTTTTATGTGTTGGCTTTTCTCAAAGTCGCGGGTTTCAATATCCTCGGCGTCATCGGCACGCTGCTGACCATCGGTGTGAGCTACGGCGTTTTCAGATGGCTGAAGCCCCATCTGGGGGCCATGAAAATACCCGTGATTGCCTATATTGCCGTTATCAGTGCCATGGTCTGCGGGGCCTGGTCCATCTGGGGGGAGTCCGGACTGCCCGCCAATGGGCGCCTTTTGGTTTTCATCGGGGCCTTGAGTTTTTACGTTTCGGACCTGTTTGTCGCCCGCGACCGGTTCCTAAAGAATGAATTTCTGAACCGGTTCCTGGGCTTGCCGCTCTACTATGCCGGGCAGTTCATGATCGCCTTCTCGGTAGGAGCGCTATCATAACTTTTGTTACTGGCTAAGTTTGGAACTAGCGATGCGATTGAGGCTCACGCCAGATTCAGCAGCCTGCACAGCGAGCTTTCGATGAACATCCGGCGGGATTCTGACCATAAACTTACCACTGTAGTTTTTATGGGACAGGTACTTTATGCTCTCTTCTATTCTTACCACTTCAAAAAAGCCTTTTGGCTTCGCGATATCCGTCCAGCCCGATAGAACAACTGTCGGCAAAATAGTGAGGTAAACGCATTAAGGCGGGATTTTATCGTGCAGGCGCACGCCGGCCCTTTAAACCGGCTGAAAACACTGTAATAGAGGAGGTTGTCTCTTCAGATCAATTCCGAAAGCCGTTTCAGGGAGTAGATCCCCGAAAGGCCCTGGATCGGTTTGGGGACTTTTTCGTTTTTCGACTGAAAATGATGCTTGAACTGCTGGTGGTAGCGCCGCACACGCTCCTTTTCACTCTTCACTCTGAAAAGGTATCTTCAAATAGTACACGCCGTTCTTGAGCAACGCTTCCACCGGAAGATCGCCATCCTCGAACACCTTGATCATGCCCTTGTTGTCCTGAAGCACTTCGGCGGTAAACCCCTTGAGACCGCGCTCCCCCGCAAGCCGGATCAGCATGCCATAAAGATACTGGCCAAGGCCGATGCCCTGGTACTGTTCGTCCACGAAAAAACCTAAATCGCCGAAACCGGTTTCCGCATTCCGTGCATACCTGGCTTCGGCAATGATGATTTCCTGACCGGGTTCGTTGATCAGGGCCACGATGGACATCTCGTCCCGGTAATCGATGTTTACATAGGCCTGCACCTTGTCATGCGGCATGGTCGAAATGGGAAAGAAAAAGCGGCGGTACA
Encoded here:
- a CDS encoding lysoplasmalogenase, translating into MVNTAILIPAIFLLGLLLFFEKQENTKRMLPTKTALSGLFILAALVQPHPLMSYYQFVLIGLIFCLGGDVCLAMPQKKMFTLGLVSFLVGHLFYVLAFLKVAGFNILGVIGTLLTIGVSYGVFRWLKPHLGAMKIPVIAYIAVISAMVCGAWSIWGESGLPANGRLLVFIGALSFYVSDLFVARDRFLKNEFLNRFLGLPLYYAGQFMIAFSVGALS